The genomic interval ACACCCATAACAAGATAAAAAGTTGAACAACTTTTTTTAGAAAATTAGAAATAGCGATTTTGCCCATGTGTTGTACTCCCATAAAATATCCACGAGCAATCGATGAAAATGACACTACGGGAATAAGAAGGACAACTAACCACTTAACATACGGGTGATATCCGTTAAAAACAGGTATATAAGGTAATAGTATTGATGCGGCGGCTGCAAAAACAATTGTAAATAAAGCAGTTAAAATGATCGTACTTTTCAGCATATAATAATGTGTTTCGCGCTGTTTTTCAGCTATAAATTTTGAAATTGAAATTGGAAGCTCTAAACTGGCGATTATGACGACAAAAAAGATCATGGGAAGAATGGTCATATATAAGCCCATTCCTGCTTCACCAAGCTCCCTAGCCAAAATCATATTAACGAAAAATTCGAGACACTCCCCAAAAAATGCAGCAATTACAAGCAATAATGTTCCTTTTACAAAAGAATTCATGATGTCGTCCCCTCATCTTAAACTAGTCCTACATCAAACATATGAGACAAGACATCAAAATATTAACATTATGGGTACAGCGTTTTGGTCGGTTAATAGAGGAAATCGAGCATAACTAAACTGTGTATTCAATTTCAACTTCACATTGACATAACATTTCCAGATAACTAGAAAGCAGTGACAGGAATAAAGTAAATGAGCGTAGGTAAATCTTAAAAATCAAATCAGTCAATAACCCCTGTCTCTGTAATGATCGCTTTCGATTTTATATCAATTTCTAAATCAGCTATCTTGTCTCTCCATTCATCGATTTTGAAATTGCGAGATCTGGACTCTATCTCATTTCCAATTCCTAGCGGGTCAATTTTGTGCTCTTTAAACTGCTCAAAAAGTGCCAGCGTCTCTTTATTAATCTCTTCTTCAAATGTCTTTTCAGCTTCATTAATGGTCTTTTGTGTTATTTTATTCCCAGTATATTCAGTAATAAAGCCTTCAATCCTAATAGAAATTTCAATTTTACAAGGATTTGTTGAAATAAGTTTAAATTTTCTCGATGAAGATATACTTTTGATACCTGCTTGTTCTTTAGATTCTGGAAGGACTAATCGATGTGATCCATTCGTATACTGGTCTGATAATACTTTAAAGAAAAACAACTTTTCGTTTGGAATGTCATCGACAAACTTTTCATTATGAAAAAGTGCTAAACCATCAATTTTAATATTATTATCAGTTCGTTTTAAAATAGGTAAATAAGGATCCTGCCCTTTCGAATAATATTGGTGTAAAAATAAATGTAAATTTGATCTTGGGACATCTAATTCAGTCTTATTATGTAAAATTAAATTTGTTAAAAATTCCGAAGCACCTAATGGTGAAAAGTCAGCTCCTAAAATATCTTTTGCCTCCCCTCTTGCTACAACAAGTAAAAGCCGTTCACTAATTGATGGTTCACGTTGCAGTGTGTCTACTTGTTCATTGATACCTGATTTCACTAAAGAATCACCAAATAAGACGATTTGCAGCTTTCCAAGAACAAGTGGGTGTGAAGACTGCTTTTGCATATCTTCGATAAGCTCTCTGCTAAGTTCAGATTGGTGAACCATTTGCTTATCCTCTACTGGTTGATCCTGTAAATACACATTATAATTAACTGTACCTAATATTTTATTATCATCAGCACTATCAAAAGCTAGAGCTGTTACAAGATTTATATCATCCAATACTTCCTTCTCTACACAACCAGTTAAGAGAAAGGGAATAAACAAAAAGACACATATTGTTTTCTTCATACTTTTCTCACCTTTATTTTTCTAATAACTAGGGTAATTAAGAAAAGAATCGGGATATAGACAAACATTAAATAAAAACCAACCTGTCCAGTTATGTCATTAATTAAGCTTATCTGTTCCCGCGATTCAAGCATGTTAACGATAAAATAGATAACCACAAGCAGGAAGTAGAGCGAGTATTTCTGATTAAATCGAAATATATCTTTTAGGCATCTGCTTGCACACCATAAAGTTAAACAAATATTAGGCAATATAATAATGATCCAATTGGCAATTCCAATATATTCAAATCGTTCAACAAAGGGCAATTCGATAATTTTCCAAATCGTTAACGTCGCCCAAACAGTTCTTCCAAGCTGTTCTGCACTAAAATAAACAATTGTAATGATACTAATATATGTATATACCAATGTTGTAAATGCAACAGCTATATGTGCCCACTTTTTTGATTTTTCAACATTTTTTATAAATGGATAATAGATAAGCAACGCTTCAAAGCCCAAGATTGTAAGAGACATATCTTTTGATGATAAAACAATATCTTTTATCGAATGATCAAAAATAGGAAATAGATTTCTTATATTCGCAAATTGAAGTGGAAACAGAAAGGATAATAGTAAATAAATCGGCAGCACTACACCGAAAAAGCTAATACCTGTTACAATTCTAAAACCCCCGCTAACAATATAGAGGACTAATAAAAAAATAATAAAAGAAAATATCCATACATTAATATCTGGAAACATCCAAACTGCAACGATTTCTATAAATGATCGAACGACAGTTGTAGCTAAAAGACTAAAGTACAAAATCAATAATATGCTTAAGAACCCGCCAATCCATTTTCCGAAAATCTCTTTATGTACTGTAACAATATTACCTTTAGATCCTTCTAAAATCCGGTAAATCATCCATAATGAAATATGGACAAATATACCCGATATAATGACAGAAATCCAAAAATCATGTCCCGCTTTTTCTGCTACAATTCGTTGAAACCCTAACACACCAATTCCAAATTGGAGTCCATGGATTAAATAAAAGACTAAAAAATGCGATACTTGAAACCTCTCCGCTATTTTGATCATTATTCCATTCACCTCACTTATTCATCAATGTCTTTATGCTTTTTCGCATTATTAGCTGAAAAACGTCTTGGTCTCTTTGTTCTTAATTGTTGCGGCCGCTTAGACATGAATGAAAATGGGAGCCTTATAAATGCATCCTTCATATCAATCGTTCTAGGTGGATAAATTGGTTCCAAAAAGGGTCTTCCTAATGAAGTCAATCTTAATAGATGTGTCATCAAAAAGCAGAAACATATAACAATTCCAAGGACACCAAACCATAAAGCTAACAGTAAAAATGGAAAGCGAAGCATACGAATAGTATTACCAATCGCATAAATGGGTGTTGTAAAAGATGCTAATGCGGCTAGAGCGACAAAGATTAATAGGATATTACTTGTGATACCAGCTTCCACAGATGCCGTTCCAAGTACGATCCCTCCAACAATACCGATTGTCTGACCTACCTTCGTAGGCAATCTTGCCCCTGCTTCTCT from Metabacillus sediminilitoris carries:
- a CDS encoding Ger(x)C family spore germination protein; this encodes MKKTICVFLFIPFLLTGCVEKEVLDDINLVTALAFDSADDNKILGTVNYNVYLQDQPVEDKQMVHQSELSRELIEDMQKQSSHPLVLGKLQIVLFGDSLVKSGINEQVDTLQREPSISERLLLVVARGEAKDILGADFSPLGASEFLTNLILHNKTELDVPRSNLHLFLHQYYSKGQDPYLPILKRTDNNIKIDGLALFHNEKFVDDIPNEKLFFFKVLSDQYTNGSHRLVLPESKEQAGIKSISSSRKFKLISTNPCKIEISIRIEGFITEYTGNKITQKTINEAEKTFEEEINKETLALFEQFKEHKIDPLGIGNEIESRSRNFKIDEWRDKIADLEIDIKSKAIITETGVID
- a CDS encoding GerAB/ArcD/ProY family transporter — its product is MIKIAERFQVSHFLVFYLIHGLQFGIGVLGFQRIVAEKAGHDFWISVIISGIFVHISLWMIYRILEGSKGNIVTVHKEIFGKWIGGFLSILLILYFSLLATTVVRSFIEIVAVWMFPDINVWIFSFIIFLLVLYIVSGGFRIVTGISFFGVVLPIYLLLSFLFPLQFANIRNLFPIFDHSIKDIVLSSKDMSLTILGFEALLIYYPFIKNVEKSKKWAHIAVAFTTLVYTYISIITIVYFSAEQLGRTVWATLTIWKIIELPFVERFEYIGIANWIIIILPNICLTLWCASRCLKDIFRFNQKYSLYFLLVVIYFIVNMLESREQISLINDITGQVGFYLMFVYIPILFLITLVIRKIKVRKV